A stretch of Oncorhynchus gorbuscha isolate QuinsamMale2020 ecotype Even-year linkage group LG24, OgorEven_v1.0, whole genome shotgun sequence DNA encodes these proteins:
- the LOC124013399 gene encoding mitogen-activated protein kinase 15-like isoform X1 produces the protein MFLQEFGDHANIVKLLNVIRAQNDKDIYLVFEYMDTDLHAVIKKGNLLKDIHKRYVMHQLLKATKYLHSGNVIHRDQKPSNILLDTDCFVKLCDFGLARSLCQIQEDPGNPALTEYVATRWYRAPEILLGSSRYTKGVDMWSIGCILGEMLLGQPLFPGTSTINQIEKIMSAIPHPSPEDVLSIRSEYGASVIQRMLLKPQVPLEDLLQPSVPPDALDLVCRLLVFNPDKRLTAEQALQHLYVSRFHNPAKEPGLDSDVILPVDDDVQLSVVQYRNKLYEMILEKRTTRRMPRHVMPRPRKKEEPVSSSGSGCDSGDRGRERPTGKDKGGLEPVSGNGGGDLRVKYPHDKTEHQAARPVITVPTPVPVSTQPSLERSSPAASPVMGKTTYNPITHVANGFVRNLAGPPHYFRSGTASRELEGQMSNENVTVPPAEGAIRNTVSMEQILQRGRSAPVSRTRSFSLTLSHPQNNPLVRRDDPSVSSGMCVTSAHLNQRSQSQSREARPPPPRFSKKVFQCNANMAAAGDPRAKLGSYSQAYGTINKTELDNLMRSRHHQ, from the exons GAGTTTGGAGATCATGCCAACATCGTCAAACTGCTCAATGTCATCAGAGCTCAAAATGACAAAGATATTTACTTAGTCTTTGAATACATGG ACACCGACCTACACGCGGTGATAAAGAAAGGCAACCTGCTGAAAGACATCCATAAACGCTATGTCATGCATCAACTCCTCAAGGCCACTAAATACCTGCACTCAGGCAATGTCATCCACAGAGACCAGAAG CCCTCCAATATTCTACTTGACACGGATTGCTTTGTGAAACTTTGTGACTTCGGTTTAGCGAGGTCTCTCTGCCAGATCCAGGAGGATCCTGGGAACCCGGCGCTGACAGAGTATGTGGCGACGCGGTGGTACAGAGCTCCTGAGATCCTGCTGGGTTCCTCAAG ATACACAAAGGGGGTAGACATGTGGAGTATAGGTTGTATCCTAGGAGAGATGCTACTTGGGCAGCCCCTTTTCCCTGGAACTTCCACCATCAACCAGATAGAGAAAATCATGAGTGCAATTCCACACCCTAGCCCAGAGG ACGTACTTTCGATCAGATCTGAGTATGGTGCCTCTGTGATTCAGAGGATGCTACTGAA GCCCCAGGTGCCTCTAGAGGATCTTCTGCAACCGTCGGTGCCTCCAGATGCCCTAGACCTGGTGTGTCGCCTGCTGGTGTTCAACCCAGACAAGAGGCTGACTGCTGAGCAGGCCCTGCAGCACCTCTATGTCTCCAG ATTCCACAACCCAGCCAAGGAGCCAGGTCTGGACTCTGATGTGATCCTGCCTGTGGATGATGATGTCCAGTTGTCGGTGGTTCAGTACCGTAATAAACTGTATGAG ATGATTCTAGAGAAGAGGACCACAAGGAGAATGCCACGTCATGTAATGCCTAGGCCGAGGAAGAAAGAGGAGCCTGTCTCTAGCTCAGGGTCTGGGTGTGACAGTGGAGACCGTGGGAGGGAAAGGCCCACTGGGAAGGACAAAGGAGGGCTGGAGCCAGTGTCTGGTAATGGTGGAGGGGACCTTAGGGTTAAATACCCTCATGATAAGACAGAACACCAGGCTGCTCGTCCAGTTATCACCGTACCTACACCAGTACCTGTGTCCACCCAGCCGTCCCTGGAGAGGTCCAGCCCTGCAGCTAGCCCCGTCATGGGAAAGACTACATATAATCCCATCACACACGTTGCCA ATGGTTTTGTTCGAAATCTGGCTGGACCACCTCACTATTTTCGCTCCGGTACTGCCAGCAGGGAACTGGAGGGACAGATGAGTAATGAAAATGTAACTGTACCACCAGCAGAGGGCGCTATTCGCAACACTGTT TCTATGGAGCAGATTCTGCAGCGCGGTCGCTCAGCCCCTGTCAGCCGTACCCGTTCCTTCTCCCTGACCCTCTCCCACCCTCAGAACAACCCACTTGTCCGCAGAGACGATCCCTCTGTGTCCTCAGGGATGTGTGTCACCTCTGCACACCTG AACCAGCGGTCCCAGTCTCAGTCACGAGAGGCACGGCCCCCTCCTCCCAGGTTCAGTAAGAAGGTTTTCCAGTGTAACGCCAACATGGCGGCTGCCGGGGATCCCCGTGCCAAACTAGGCAGCTACTCTCAGGCTTACGGCACCATCAACAAGACAGAACTGGACAACCTTATGAGGAGTCGACACCACCAGTAA